The Phycisphaeraceae bacterium genome segment ACCAGTTCGATGGTGAGATCGGCCTGGCGGCCAACGCTGACGGGGTCTAGCACCGTCCGGCGTGGGCAGCCGCCAGAGTGGGGTTGTCAAAGGGGGTTCCGTTGGCGATCCCCGCGTGACCCCGGCATCCATGCCGGGACATGACTTGAGGCGCCGCAGGCGCTGACCACGCCGCCCGCGCGCCCTACACTTGGGGCCCGGCCGATCCGGTCCCGGTCGCGTCGCCGACCGGTGATGGCCAAGGTCGGATCACCCCATGCTCCGTGAGATGCTCTTCGCCAAGATTCACCGCGCCGTGGTGACGGCCTGCGACCCCAACTACATGGGGTCGATCACCATCGACCCCGACCTGTTGGAGGCGACGGGCATGGTGGTCAACGAGAAGGTGCTCGTGGCCGACTGCGACAACGGCCAGCGATTCGAGACGTACATCTTTCGAGGTGAGCGCGGCCGTCGGGAGATCATTGTCAACGGCGCCGCCGCCAATCGCACTGGCATCGGCCACCACGTGCTCATCATGTCCTTCTGCCATCTGACGCCGGAGGAAATGCGGGCGCACCGGCCCAAAGTGGCGATTTGCCGACCGGACAACACCATCGAGCGGGTGTTGCGGTATGACCCAGCGGAGGGTTGAGGTCCGGACCACGCGGGGTGGGGACGATTCTCGTGGAGTTGCAAGGAGATGATGATGCCCAGGATGCAGGCGTCCACGTGGTTGATCCGAATGACCGGCTCGGTCGCACTGATCGTCTCGCTGCTGGCGATGGGTACGGCTCTTCCGGCGCAGGGCTGGTGGAACCCGGCTGATCCGCCCGCGGGTGCCGCGCCGCCCACGCCACCCGCGCAGGGCGAGACGCCGTCGGATGATCCCTACCCCATCCCCGCGTCGCTTCTCAAGCCGCGCGTCGTCTTCCTGGACGAGTCCTTCGAGTTCGATCGCGAGCACCCCATCGTCGGCCACTGGCTGGGCAATCTGCATACGCCGAGGGGGGTGCCGGCCATCGCTCTGCGCGTCAGGACCGATGAATCGGGCGATCTGGTCGTGCTGGGCAGCGTCACGCCCGGCAACCTTCCCAATCGGCCCGTGGATGATCTCAAGATCGAGGACGGCGTCGTCTCGTTCTCCCTGTTGACGTACCTCGACCCGCAGCGAATCGGCCGCATCCGCTTCACGGGCGCAATCAGCGAGGACGGCCAGCGTCTCAAGGGCACGGCCGTCGTGCCCAGCGACATTCCCGGTCAGGGGGTGATGGACGGCGAGTTCGAGCTGGCCCGCACCCCGCTGCCGCTCATGCTCGACACCGCGCGGGCCTACTGCGGGCAGATCGAGATCGACGAGGGCATTTTCTTCGACATGAACATCGTGCTGGCGACCACGCCCAAGGGCAACTGGGTGGGACATGTGGACATTCCGCTGCAGGCGATCGCCGAGTGGCCCTTTGATCGGATCGAGTCAAAGGATGGCCTGCTGACGATTCACATGGGAGGCGGCGCGCCCTCCACGTTTGAAGTGCGGGTTACCGAAGACGGTTCGACGCTCAAGGGTGTGTATCGCACGTTTCAGGACATCCCCATCGAGTTGAAGTACAAGCCGGATTATTCGGTTCCCTCGGTTCCGACCGAGTTCGCTCTGCCCGGCGCGGAGGAGATCAAGCCCTACCACTCGCACGAGGCGATCATCGACCACCCGGACGGGCACTTCCTGTCGGCGTCGGTCACCACGCCCGACGGTCCGCCTGGAGTCAAGTACCCCGCGGCGATTCTGCTGACCGCCTTCGGCCCGCAGCAGCGCGACAACCTGCTGTACGGCCACCGGATGTTCGACGTGGTGGCCGATGCCCTGGCGCGCGAGGGCATCGTGGTCATCCGCTACGACGATCGCGGCTTCGGCAAATCGGGCGGGCGCTTCCATAACGCGACCATCGAGGACTTCGCGTCCGATGCGCTGGCGGCGTACAACTTCGCGCGGTCGCTGGAGCAGGTTGATCCGTCGAGAATCGGCTTCCTCGGTCACGACGAGGGCGGCAACGTGGCGGCGCTGGCGGCAACCAGGGCCGCGGAACCGGCCTTCGTGGTGATGCTCGCCCCGCGCGGGGTGCGCGGCGACGCCTATGAACTGAGCCAGCTGATCGAGCAGATGCGCTTCCTGCCCGAGACGGTGGACGCCCCCCTGCGCGAGCGACTGGTTGAGGCGCACAAGGCCCTGCTGGCCGGATTCATCGACAACGCCCCGCCGGAGCGCATGCAGGAACTGGCCCTGGCCTTCGCCGAGGCGCAGAAGGACATCGCCGTGGCTGCGGGCAGTCCGGAGATGCGCGATCCGGCGCAGGGCGCCCGGCTGATCCTGTCGAACATGCGCCGACCCGGGCTGGCGTACCTGGCGCGGTTCGACCCCATCGAGACCTTCAAGGCATTGAATTGCCCGCTGCTGGCGTGCTGGGGCTCGCTGGACATCGAGTCCGCCCCGTCCGTCAACGCCGCCCCGCTGCAGGCCCTGGCGCAGGAGGATGGCCGGGATATCACCGTCACCATCTACGAGCGCATGAATCACCTGCTGCAGCGCGCCTCGACCGGGTTGACCAACGAATACGCCCGCAGCCGCGTCGCCATCGAGAAGAGCGTTCTCGACGACGTGGCGGCGTGGATTCTGTCGAAGACCTCCGGGCGCTGAACCGCGTCGGTCCGCGCGACGCGGCGGTGGAGTGCAGTCAACGATGAGCTACGGCCTCTCGCGCGGTCGAACGCTGGTGACGGACGGCGTGGGGCTGGATCAGTCCGAGTTGCCGCCGCCGGAGCGGGGGCGGATTGATCCGCGTGCGTGGTTCGAGGCGCCGGACCACCCGTTTGAAATCGAGATTGGTTCGGGCAAGGGTACGTTTCTGCTGCAGCAGGCGCGGGTGACGCCCCACATCAACCTGCTGGGCATCGAGTGGGCGGGCGAGTTCTACCGCTACGCCGCCGACCGCGTCCGGCGGCACGGGCTGAAGAACGTGCGTCTGCTGCGGGCCGACGCCACGGAATTCATCCGTCACTGGTGCGCGGACGGCGTGGCGCGCGTCATTCACCTGTACTTCTCCGATCCGTGGCCCAAGGCGCGGCATCACAAGCGGCGCGTGGTGCAGGACCGGACGCTGGTGGACCTGCACCGCGTACTCGAGCCGGGCGGCGAGGTGCGGCTGGTCACCGATCACGACGATCTGTGGGCATGGTACGAGGATCACGCCTCGCGCAACGCGCGCTTGTTCGAGCGGCGGGCGTTTGATCCGCCCGGCTCGGCGGGGGAAGGCGAAATCGTCGGCACCAACTTCGAACGCAAGTACCGGCGCGAGGGACGACCCTTTCACGCCATGACGCTGCGACGGATCGACGGCCCTACGGCTTCACCGGCTCCATGAGCGGCCTGGGCTTGGGCGGCTCGTACGCGAGCGGCACTTCCACCGAGAACGTGCTGCCCTGGCCGAGCTCGGACACGAGCGACAGCGAGGCGCCGAGCAGTTCCGCCAGTTCGCGGCAGATGGCCAGCCCCAGCCCCACTCCCTGGTGGGTGCGCGTGTGGCTGGCGTCCACCTGGCGGAACTTCTCGAAGATGATGTCCTGCATGTCGCGGGGAATGCCCGGACCGCGGTCGATGACGCTCAGCCGAACGCCGGGCGCGCCCTCGGCTCGGGTGACGCGTTCCGCCGCGATGATGACGGTCTCGCCCTCGGGGCTGAACTTGATGGCGTTGGAGAGGAAGT includes the following:
- a CDS encoding aspartate 1-decarboxylase: MLREMLFAKIHRAVVTACDPNYMGSITIDPDLLEATGMVVNEKVLVADCDNGQRFETYIFRGERGRREIIVNGAAANRTGIGHHVLIMSFCHLTPEEMRAHRPKVAICRPDNTIERVLRYDPAEG
- a CDS encoding alpha/beta hydrolase, with product MQASTWLIRMTGSVALIVSLLAMGTALPAQGWWNPADPPAGAAPPTPPAQGETPSDDPYPIPASLLKPRVVFLDESFEFDREHPIVGHWLGNLHTPRGVPAIALRVRTDESGDLVVLGSVTPGNLPNRPVDDLKIEDGVVSFSLLTYLDPQRIGRIRFTGAISEDGQRLKGTAVVPSDIPGQGVMDGEFELARTPLPLMLDTARAYCGQIEIDEGIFFDMNIVLATTPKGNWVGHVDIPLQAIAEWPFDRIESKDGLLTIHMGGGAPSTFEVRVTEDGSTLKGVYRTFQDIPIELKYKPDYSVPSVPTEFALPGAEEIKPYHSHEAIIDHPDGHFLSASVTTPDGPPGVKYPAAILLTAFGPQQRDNLLYGHRMFDVVADALAREGIVVIRYDDRGFGKSGGRFHNATIEDFASDALAAYNFARSLEQVDPSRIGFLGHDEGGNVAALAATRAAEPAFVVMLAPRGVRGDAYELSQLIEQMRFLPETVDAPLRERLVEAHKALLAGFIDNAPPERMQELALAFAEAQKDIAVAAGSPEMRDPAQGARLILSNMRRPGLAYLARFDPIETFKALNCPLLACWGSLDIESAPSVNAAPLQALAQEDGRDITVTIYERMNHLLQRASTGLTNEYARSRVAIEKSVLDDVAAWILSKTSGR
- the trmB gene encoding tRNA (guanosine(46)-N7)-methyltransferase TrmB, whose amino-acid sequence is MSYGLSRGRTLVTDGVGLDQSELPPPERGRIDPRAWFEAPDHPFEIEIGSGKGTFLLQQARVTPHINLLGIEWAGEFYRYAADRVRRHGLKNVRLLRADATEFIRHWCADGVARVIHLYFSDPWPKARHHKRRVVQDRTLVDLHRVLEPGGEVRLVTDHDDLWAWYEDHASRNARLFERRAFDPPGSAGEGEIVGTNFERKYRREGRPFHAMTLRRIDGPTASPAP